ATTACCAAAAGTACTTCACATGTTCCATGCTAACGATAAAACTGGAGCTGAAGAATGGATTGCAGATATTAGACAAGCATTTCCTGAAATGGATTTCAAATTATATCCATTACCAATTTCATTTGCGGTTCATGCAGGTGAAGGTACAATTGCAATTAGTTATTAAAGTAAAACCCGTGAATAATTCACGGGTTTTTTCATAGTGTCGGGAAAGACCTTTATACTATAAGGTCTTTTGTACCTCTTAAAATGGCTTGAATAGCATTTATTTGAGATCATTAGGTAGTTAGAGATTGATGACTATCTTTAACGAAAAAAGTTGAAGTCATATTTTTTAATGTCAATAAATCAGAATCTTCTTTCTTTTATTTCTACAGTTACAATCTATTTACATATAATATTATTAGGATTATATTGACACTGAAAGAGAAAACAATAGATGGAAGGGGATGTTTTTTATGTTTAAAAAAGCAGCACTAGGGATTTCATCGTTAGCAATCACAGCGTTCGTCGGATTAGGAATGGCAACAGAAGCTTCAGCTGGACCAGCAGCACCACTTACTTCACTAAACGTCGTACAAGTAGAGTCTGAGCTAGGCGGGGTAGAAACAATTAATCAGAACAGCTTCAGCACATCGCGTAACCACGGGGGAAAATATTTATATATTACAACGAAAGAAATGGGCTATGGCCAAAACCCATTTGCTAAAATGAATGGTTCTAATGTAAAAAGCATTGATTCCACTATAATTGGGGGAAGACCAATCGTTGGCTGGTATTATAAATGGGATGCTTCTGGACACCAACAAGGAACCTTTGAGTACCAAAAGACATCTATAAATGCACCATTTAATACAATGCGTACGTCAATTTATATCCAATAATTTTGAAAGCGTTCGCACATATAGAATAGTAAAAAAGGTACTTTTAGGAGTACCTTTTTTTGATTTGAATCACGTTCATCTATATTTATAATCCCGATTCCACAGCAAGAATGCTTCCCATAAAACAGATTGTATTTTTTATTTTGAATAAAATTTTAGCAAATAAGTTAAATTTAGAAATTCATTCAAAAGGGTATAGTGTTGAACATAATTAAATAATATCGAAATAGCGCAGGATGATGATCCTGCGCTTATCTATCGTAATTCAGCTGTTTTTCTAATGACAATTTTATCAATTTCATCTTCTTCATCACCGATAAATAACCCGCGTTCTTTTAAATATGCCTCAAAATATAAATCTGCTTCAGCGCGTTCGTCATATGGCTTTACAGAGAGAACGAAACCTAATTTGTTTTGTTCTTCTAAATGAGAAGTGGAGATGTAAGCCGGTACATTATGGCGTAAAAACAGTTCTTTAACCGGAATAATCATATCTTTCATTAATTTCGTTAGCATACCCATTTCAAACTCGAAATTAAAGCGATCTATACTAGATAAATCAGCGAATACTACACCGATAAAACCTGTATTAAATACTTCTTGATATTCTACATCTTTGTCATGGCCGCCGTAAAAATTCTTTTCGATCAAATAATTTACAAAATAAGCAACGCCATCACTTTGTTCAAATGGTTTCGTTGAAAGAACAAAGCCAATTTTCTTTTGTTTATGTAAATACACACATGACATGTATGCTGAAATGTTATGTTCTTTAAACAAAGCGCTTGTTGCTCCAGAGAGACCATCTAATACGTGATGAACAATTTGAAGTTTTTTACGAGCGAAATAATAGGATTTCTTTTGTAACTCCAATGTATCAATAAAGACAGAGCCGATAAAGCCTGTATTTGAAATAATAGGTGCTTGCTTTTTTCTTCCTCTGCGCTTTAATGAAGCCATTGTTAAAATCATCCCTTCATGTACGTTTAAAATAAAAAAGAACGTTTGTTCGTATATTTATATTTTACTATTAAAACGCTATAAAGTAAAGGGTTTTTAATGAAAATATAACAAAAAAGACACCTTATAAAAGGTGTCTTAAACACTGTAGGGAATAGGATTTACCCTAACTATTTATATTATGATACAGAAACAATCTCTTCTGTATCTTCTACATCTAAATGACAGTCCATAGTACGAACATCTTGATCTTCATGACTTCCGAAATAAATAGTAATTTTCATATGTATCGCTCCTTTATTCTAGGAATACCTAAAATAATTACTAGTAATGTTAATATTTATTATATACCACTTTTTTCATTCCGACAACGTTATATCATTTTTAATTATTTTAAACTATAGAGCACAATTTAAAGAGGTACTTTTATAGAAAAAGGTAAATTTCTAATATGTTATATTTAATATAGAAGAATTCGAGTATTACTTTTTATGAAAAGGAGAACTATTGATGAATTATAAACAACTACTAATAGATAACTTTGCATATAAAACTTCATATGTTGCGCAATTTGTGACCGGAACGAGTATAAAAGAAACGAAAGATTATATTGCTGTTGATTGCGGATTACCTGCCGATACATTTAATATCATCACTCTACTAAACAATAATTTAACGGTAGGGATAGAGAAATTATATAAGGAGGTAGACTACTATAATCAAAAGAAATTTCCAATGAGTGTTTGGTTATGGGATGAGGAGCAAGAGCGGGATATAAAAAGCGAGTTAATTAAAATCGGTTTAAAAGAAGCGGAGCAAAATATCGCGATGGTAGCAGATTTAAAAACAATTTCTCCAACAATAAACATGCCAGTAAGTTTTACAATTCAACAAGCATCATCACCTGGACTAATAAAAAAATTTGGAAAAACGTTAGCTAATCTATTTGGCACATCAGAGGAAGGTATACATGTACAAGCATTCTATAATCAAATTTCTACTCTTGATTTATGGAACAGTGAGAATATGAAACTATTTTTAGGATTTTATGAAGGCGAAGTCGTAACTGTTGGTTCATTGATATGTTCAAAAGATAGTATTGGTATTTATGACATAGCAACGAAAGAAGAAATGAGAGGACGAGGATTCGGATCTATTATGTTCAATTTCCTTCTGCAAGAAGCACAAAAATTTAAAAATACGTATTGTGTATTACAAGCTTCACCCGATGGAATCAATATTTATAAAAAATCGGGATTTCAAGCTATCGGCAAAATGACTGTATTCGAAAATCGACATTTAATTAAGTAAATCATTCAAGTTAAATCGTCTTTATATAGGAGCTTATAAATCGTTATGAAAAAGATATATCTCGTTACAATAATTTGTGCCTTTATAGTAATAAGTATCTTTGTTTTTCAGAAAACAAATGAATATAAGTATAATAAGGCTATTAACCAATCAAATCATATAAAAAATATCGCACATAGAGGCGCTTCTGCGTATGCACCTGAACATACAATAGCAGCATATCAATTAGGACAACAAATGAATGGAGATTATATAGAAATTGATCTCCAAATGACAAAAGATGGACATTTAGTGGCTATGCATGATGAAACATTAAACCGTACAACGAATGGTACTGGGCTGGTGAAAGAGCATACATTAGAAGAAATAAAGCAACTAAATGCTGGCTCTTTTTTCAATGGAAAATATCCGAACTTAGCAAAGAAAGAATTTGAAAATGTTAAAGTCCCAACATTAACAGAAATTCTTGAAACGTTTGGGCATAACGCGAACTATTATATCGAAACAAAATCACCTGATGAATATCCAGGAATGGAAGAAAAATTATTAGAAATTATTAATCACTACGAAATACATGATAAAGTTATTATTCAATCGTTTAGTGAAGAAAGTCTACAAAAGATTCATAGCTTAAATAGTAATATATCCATAGTACAATTATTACCTTATAAAAAAGTAGTTCAATTAACAAAATTAGAGATAGAAAAGTATAAAATGTACTGCATAGGTCTTGGTATGAATTACAAATATATTGATTCAGATTATGTAAAGAAAATAAAGAAAAGCGGATTAGAAGTTCATCCATTTACAGTAGATAATGAAAATGATATGAAAAAGTTGCTTGCATGGGGAGTCGATGGAATGTTTACTAATTATCCAGATCATTTACATTCAATATTGGATTTGAAAAATCATGAATAAGTAGTGTTATTCATAAAGGGAAAATTTACACAACCTGTATACTAGGATTATCAATGCAAGAAGGCAGGTAGCATATAAAAAGAAAATACCAAAAACCGCAACTGGAAGACTTAGGTTGTGGTTTTTTTATTGCTTCCATTTCAGTTTACAAAGTTTGAAGCTAGAAGTGAAAACCTTTTTAGATGAATTGGCTTCTTATGTATTTGTACTTCGTGTCGTTCTAGATATATGTACAACCCATGAGATGAATTTTGCATAGGATAATAGAAAAGGAGATGTTGCATATTGAAATACCACAATAGAAATGTAAGTAATCTGAATAAATTAGCGGATAATACGAAAGCTGCAGCTTTTAAGTGGTATCAGTACTGCATTAACAATGGTATTGAAGTGTTAATTTATGAAACAATCCGTACGGTCGAGCAACAACGTGAATATGTTCGTAAAGGAGCATCACAAACGATGCGCTCATATCACTTAGTAGGACAGGCATTAGATTTTGTTCCAATTCAGTCGAATGGTACAGAAGATTGGAATGGCTATAATAAAGAACCGTGGGCATCAGCAATTCGTTATGCTAAACAAATTGGCTTTGAATGGGGCGGTGACTGGAAAGGATTCGTGGATAGCCCGCATTTGCAATATAACTACAAAGGATATGGAACGGATACTTTTGGGAAAGGTGCTCAAAACGTAGTGACTTCTCCTCCATCGAATGATAGTGTAGGGGTTGCGTATATTAACGGTAGTAATGTAAATTTACGAAAAGGACCTGGTACTGGATACGGCGTTATTCGTCAATTAGGGAAAGGAGAGTCCTACAAAGTATTTGGAAAATCAAATGGCTGGTTAAATTTAGGTGGCGATCAGTGGATTTATAACGATCCATCATATATTCGTTATACGGGAGGAAATGTACCAACATCTTCACAATCATCAAACGATGGTGTAGGTGTAGTTACTATAATCGCTGATGTATTGCGTGTTCGTACCGGCCCAGGAACAAATTACGGCATTGTGAAAAACGTGTATCAAGGTGAAAAATATCAATCGTTTGGATATAAAGATGGTTGGTATAATGTTGGTGGAAATCAATGGGTTTCTGGTGAATATGTTACGTTTATAAAGTAAATATAAGAGCCGTCCTGTTGGGCGGCATTTTATTTTAAATATTCATAGGGCGAGCACTCATAATATCATTCGTGATACATAGAGTATAATTTTTCATTCTAATAATCAGAAAGTAATCAAAATGTAATTAATTTCAACTACGCTTTTTATATTTTTTTGATACACTGGCTACGAGGGGAATACCAATTAAGGTGGGTAAAAACCAAAACCATATTGGCGGAAGTAAATTTATAATAGGAATATGGATGCCGACATTTACTAAAAGTGCGGTGACTGCACCTATATAAGAACCTAACATACCTCTGATGTGGTGATGGAGCCAATTTTTCCAACGTTTTTTTCGTGCAAGGTATCCATAAATCGCAAATGAATAAGAGAAGATTGCTACATAAAATAAATATGCGACTTTATCCCAGTTGATAATGGATAATATTATTGCCGTAAGGGTAATGACAACATAGGATGCATGATATATTTCGCCCCATTCGGTATGTTTTCCTTTCTTCTTTTGGGCAACCATCGCTACAATACCAGTGATTAAGCATATTGTTCCAAATAGGATGTGTATGGTTAAAAGAATGTTAAAAATGCTCATAATAATTCCTCCTTTTTTATTTTTATAGTATTGCAGTATAGGAGAAAAGTTGAAAAATATAGTTAGTTCGGCTTAATATATTGAAATAAAGGTACTCCTAGAACAAAATCCAATGATTGAAATGTTTTCTTAAATTTAGTGAGATGATTATTACGTTAAATGAAGGAGAGACTTCTATGTTTACATCTATTACATATTTACAATCGGGCAATGACAAGCAACAAAAAATATATGATGTTTTGAATAACCTAAACATCATGGAGGATTTAGCTTTATATAATCCCGTTCTTTGTGGGACAATCCCGATAAGAATTGATACTCCTCAATCTGACTTAGATATTGTAATGGAAGTATATAACTTTGATGTTTTTGAGCAGGAAATGAGATCTTTATATGGTTCTTATGGAGGGTTCAACATTAAAAAGAAAAAAATTAAAGGTACTGAATCGATAAAGGTGAATTTTGAATTCGAAGGTTTTGAATTTGAATTATTTGCTCAACCTAAGCCAGTGCGTAATCAAAATGCATATAGACATATGATAGTGGAGCACATGTTATTAATGCAGCATCCCCATATAAGGGAAGAAGTTATTCACTTAAAGGAACAAGGTTTAAAAACAGAACCTGCATTTGCTCAAGTATTAAATATTGACGGAGATCCTTATGAAAAACTTATTTTATTAGGGCAGGAAATGAAATTGTGGTAAATAAGATACGTAAAAAAATCCTCCAAAAACAAAAGAGGATTTTTTTATGCCGTTAACTTTCGAATTAATTCACTGAGCAATTTAACCCCGTAAGTCATTTGTTCTGGAGAAGCATATCCATATGATAAACGAATGTACTGATCTGATTCTTCTTCATAAATACGTCCCGGGTTTAAAAGAATTCCTTTTGATAGTGCCTCTGAAAATAGTTTTTTCATCGGAATGTTATGCACAACCTTTAGCCATATAAAAAATCCACCACTAGGAATATCCCACGATGCAACATCTGCACAATACTTATTTAAAGCTCGTATCATTATTTGTCTTCGTTCTTTCAGGTGAATTCTTACGTTTGCTACATGGTCTTCATAAAAACCTTCATTTATCCATTCAGCAGCTACTCTTTGAGATAAAGAGCTGGATCCATAGTCTGTTTGCATTTTTATATCTGACAATCTATCA
This genomic interval from Bacillus thuringiensis contains the following:
- a CDS encoding DUF4879 domain-containing protein, coding for MFKKAALGISSLAITAFVGLGMATEASAGPAAPLTSLNVVQVESELGGVETINQNSFSTSRNHGGKYLYITTKEMGYGQNPFAKMNGSNVKSIDSTIIGGRPIVGWYYKWDASGHQQGTFEYQKTSINAPFNTMRTSIYIQ
- a CDS encoding GNAT family N-acetyltransferase, giving the protein MNYKQLLIDNFAYKTSYVAQFVTGTSIKETKDYIAVDCGLPADTFNIITLLNNNLTVGIEKLYKEVDYYNQKKFPMSVWLWDEEQERDIKSELIKIGLKEAEQNIAMVADLKTISPTINMPVSFTIQQASSPGLIKKFGKTLANLFGTSEEGIHVQAFYNQISTLDLWNSENMKLFLGFYEGEVVTVGSLICSKDSIGIYDIATKEEMRGRGFGSIMFNFLLQEAQKFKNTYCVLQASPDGINIYKKSGFQAIGKMTVFENRHLIK
- a CDS encoding glycerophosphodiester phosphodiesterase; this encodes MKKIYLVTIICAFIVISIFVFQKTNEYKYNKAINQSNHIKNIAHRGASAYAPEHTIAAYQLGQQMNGDYIEIDLQMTKDGHLVAMHDETLNRTTNGTGLVKEHTLEEIKQLNAGSFFNGKYPNLAKKEFENVKVPTLTEILETFGHNANYYIETKSPDEYPGMEEKLLEIINHYEIHDKVIIQSFSEESLQKIHSLNSNISIVQLLPYKKVVQLTKLEIEKYKMYCIGLGMNYKYIDSDYVKKIKKSGLEVHPFTVDNENDMKKLLAWGVDGMFTNYPDHLHSILDLKNHE
- a CDS encoding SH3 domain-containing protein gives rise to the protein MKYHNRNVSNLNKLADNTKAAAFKWYQYCINNGIEVLIYETIRTVEQQREYVRKGASQTMRSYHLVGQALDFVPIQSNGTEDWNGYNKEPWASAIRYAKQIGFEWGGDWKGFVDSPHLQYNYKGYGTDTFGKGAQNVVTSPPSNDSVGVAYINGSNVNLRKGPGTGYGVIRQLGKGESYKVFGKSNGWLNLGGDQWIYNDPSYIRYTGGNVPTSSQSSNDGVGVVTIIADVLRVRTGPGTNYGIVKNVYQGEKYQSFGYKDGWYNVGGNQWVSGEYVTFIK
- a CDS encoding DUF2306 domain-containing protein — its product is MSIFNILLTIHILFGTICLITGIVAMVAQKKKGKHTEWGEIYHASYVVITLTAIILSIINWDKVAYLFYVAIFSYSFAIYGYLARKKRWKNWLHHHIRGMLGSYIGAVTALLVNVGIHIPIINLLPPIWFWFLPTLIGIPLVASVSKKYKKRS
- a CDS encoding DUF4269 domain-containing protein, which codes for MFTSITYLQSGNDKQQKIYDVLNNLNIMEDLALYNPVLCGTIPIRIDTPQSDLDIVMEVYNFDVFEQEMRSLYGSYGGFNIKKKKIKGTESIKVNFEFEGFEFELFAQPKPVRNQNAYRHMIVEHMLLMQHPHIREEVIHLKEQGLKTEPAFAQVLNIDGDPYEKLILLGQEMKLW